The proteins below are encoded in one region of Vibrio sp. ED004:
- a CDS encoding ABC transporter substrate-binding protein, with protein MKKWLLVAALAATAATGVAQAKEWKTVRFGIEGAYPPFSWTEADGSLKGFDVDMANALCTEMQVQCKIVAQDWDGIIPSLLARKYDAIIAAMSITEERKKKIDFTGKYALIPNKFIAKKGAGLNFDDLSGQKIAVQRATTHDKYLTDNYGDTVEIVRYGSFDEAYLDLANGRVAAVLGDASALEEGVLNKAGGEDYEFVGPSLTDPKWFGEGFGIALRKQDKDLTKQLDAAILSLREKGIYQDIAAKYFNYDVYGQ; from the coding sequence ATGAAAAAGTGGTTATTAGTCGCGGCACTTGCTGCAACTGCTGCAACGGGCGTAGCTCAAGCAAAAGAATGGAAAACAGTACGCTTTGGTATTGAAGGTGCTTACCCTCCATTTAGCTGGACAGAAGCTGACGGTTCACTGAAAGGCTTCGATGTTGATATGGCTAACGCGCTTTGTACTGAAATGCAGGTGCAGTGTAAGATCGTTGCACAAGACTGGGATGGTATTATTCCTTCTCTACTTGCTCGTAAATATGATGCGATCATTGCGGCAATGTCTATCACGGAAGAACGTAAGAAAAAAATCGACTTCACTGGTAAATACGCACTTATCCCAAACAAGTTCATCGCTAAGAAAGGTGCAGGCCTTAACTTTGATGATCTAAGCGGTCAAAAGATTGCCGTTCAACGTGCAACAACTCACGATAAATACCTAACAGACAACTACGGCGATACAGTAGAGATCGTTCGTTACGGTTCATTCGATGAAGCTTACCTTGATCTAGCAAACGGTCGTGTTGCTGCTGTACTAGGTGATGCATCTGCTCTAGAAGAAGGCGTGCTGAACAAAGCGGGTGGTGAAGACTACGAATTCGTTGGTCCATCACTAACTGATCCTAAGTGGTTCGGTGAAGGTTTTGGTATTGCTCTACGTAAGCAAGACAAAGATCTGACTAAGCAATTAGATGCGGCAATCCTTTCACTACGTGAAAAAGGCATCTACCAAGATATCGCGGCTAAATACTTCAACTACGACGTATACGGTCAGTAA
- a CDS encoding ABC transporter ATP-binding protein: protein MKDVPALDIKDLHKTFGQNEVLKGISLSAHKGDVVSIIGSSGSGKSTFLRCINLLETPTAGEIWVNGELIQMKNNRQGVSVPANEKQVQRIRSRLAMVFQGFNLWSHLTVLENVIEAPVHVLGVPKAQAIENAELLLKKVGLYERKDYYPGHLSGGQQQRAAIARALAVDPEVMLFDEPTSALDPELVGEVLGVMRDLAEEGRTMLVVTHEMAFARDVSNHVMFLHQGLVEEQGDPAKLFTEPESERLQQFISSIY from the coding sequence ATGAAAGATGTACCAGCGCTGGACATAAAGGATCTACACAAAACGTTTGGTCAAAATGAAGTTTTAAAGGGAATTTCACTTTCTGCGCATAAAGGCGATGTTGTATCAATTATCGGATCTTCAGGGTCGGGTAAAAGTACTTTCCTTAGATGTATCAACCTTTTAGAAACACCAACCGCAGGCGAAATTTGGGTTAATGGCGAATTAATTCAAATGAAAAACAACCGCCAAGGTGTATCTGTTCCTGCTAATGAAAAACAAGTACAGCGAATCCGTTCTCGCTTAGCGATGGTTTTTCAAGGCTTCAATCTTTGGTCTCACCTGACCGTTCTCGAAAATGTTATCGAAGCCCCCGTTCACGTATTAGGTGTACCTAAAGCTCAAGCGATTGAAAATGCAGAACTACTACTTAAAAAAGTAGGCTTGTATGAGCGCAAAGATTACTACCCAGGTCATTTATCAGGTGGACAACAACAACGTGCGGCAATTGCTCGAGCGTTAGCCGTTGATCCTGAAGTGATGCTGTTTGATGAACCAACATCGGCACTCGACCCTGAGTTAGTAGGGGAAGTGCTTGGTGTAATGCGCGATCTAGCAGAAGAAGGAAGAACCATGCTTGTGGTAACACATGAAATGGCTTTTGCTCGTGACGTATCAAACCATGTGATGTTCCTGCACCAAGGTCTAGTGGAAGAACAGGGCGATCCAGCTAAACTGTTTACGGAACCTGAATCTGAGCGTTTACAACAATTTATCTCATCGATTTACTAA
- a CDS encoding ABC transporter permease gives MDFSLIIESLPIYLGGLWTTAWMVCVALIIGLFVAIPLAIARNSPNMLINAPAWSFIYFFRGTPLLVQLYLIYYGMDQFFPVKDTLWENAWFCALVAFILNTSAYTAEIIRGAINGLPKGEVEAAKAYGMSTPKTYRRIILPSALRRALPAYSNEVIFMLHGSAVAGIVTIMDLTGAARLVNSRYYAPFESFLTAGLFYMALTFIIIAIFKFAEKRFLAYLRPLS, from the coding sequence ATGGACTTTTCATTGATAATTGAAAGCCTGCCGATTTACCTTGGTGGTTTATGGACAACGGCTTGGATGGTTTGCGTCGCTTTGATCATTGGCTTATTCGTCGCCATACCATTAGCTATCGCTCGTAACAGTCCGAATATGCTGATTAATGCTCCGGCTTGGTCATTCATCTATTTCTTCCGTGGTACGCCATTACTGGTTCAGCTGTACCTGATTTACTACGGTATGGACCAATTCTTCCCAGTAAAAGACACATTATGGGAAAACGCATGGTTCTGTGCTTTGGTGGCATTCATTCTTAACACGTCAGCTTATACTGCTGAGATCATTCGCGGTGCGATTAACGGCTTGCCGAAAGGTGAAGTTGAAGCAGCAAAAGCTTACGGCATGAGTACACCGAAGACTTACCGTCGTATCATTTTACCAAGTGCTCTACGTCGCGCATTACCTGCTTACAGTAATGAAGTGATCTTCATGCTTCACGGTTCAGCAGTTGCGGGTATCGTAACGATTATGGATCTAACCGGTGCAGCGCGTCTGGTTAACTCACGTTACTATGCTCCATTCGAGTCTTTCTTAACTGCAGGCCTGTTCTACATGGCGCTAACGTTCATCATCATTGCGATTTTCAAATTCGCAGAGAAACGTTTCCTTGCTTACTTAAGACCACTTAGCTGA
- the emrD gene encoding multidrug efflux MFS transporter EmrD, translating into MSASFPLAKLTFLIAILTAVGQMTQTMYVPSIGHMAGEFLVSASSLQAVMACYLIPYGLSQFVYGPLSDRLGRKPIIVAGLIIYIIGTLVALFAHEYQWFLAGSFIQGLGIGCGGAMSRTLTRDCFEGAELHRANSLISMCVIFSPLMAPVLGGYLTEAFGWRSSYLFLALFGIAVVITMMTSMMETLPKERRKNESVVNSYKFVLSDKRFQGFLLVLVATFAGVAVFEAAAGVLLGGVLGLPATTVSLLFVLPIPGYLVGAGLSSYIAQRRSERRALNVGLVSILVGSAVVLIPGLFGQTTALTLIGGATIYFLGAGILFPAATTGALSPFPYHAGTGGAILGGMQNLGAGIATLLASFFPAQDQLPLGCLMIAMSFIVMLGLRWVNRKPDHSNEMPLAI; encoded by the coding sequence ATGTCTGCCTCGTTTCCATTAGCGAAACTTACCTTTTTAATCGCTATTCTGACAGCCGTAGGTCAAATGACTCAAACAATGTACGTGCCTTCTATCGGTCATATGGCGGGTGAGTTCTTGGTTTCTGCGTCTTCACTTCAAGCTGTGATGGCGTGCTACTTGATCCCTTATGGTCTATCGCAATTTGTTTACGGCCCGCTTTCTGATCGCCTCGGTCGTAAACCTATCATCGTTGCAGGTTTGATCATCTACATCATCGGTACTTTGGTGGCGTTGTTCGCTCATGAGTATCAATGGTTCCTAGCGGGCAGCTTTATCCAAGGTTTAGGCATAGGTTGTGGCGGTGCGATGTCTCGTACATTGACTCGTGACTGCTTTGAAGGCGCAGAGCTGCACCGCGCAAATAGCTTAATCAGCATGTGTGTGATTTTCTCACCACTAATGGCCCCTGTTTTGGGCGGTTACTTAACAGAAGCTTTCGGTTGGCGTTCTAGCTACTTGTTCCTCGCGCTATTTGGTATCGCTGTTGTGATCACCATGATGACGAGCATGATGGAAACTCTGCCAAAAGAACGACGCAAAAACGAGTCTGTTGTAAACAGCTACAAATTCGTTCTGTCTGACAAACGCTTCCAAGGTTTCTTGTTGGTATTAGTCGCAACCTTTGCGGGCGTCGCAGTATTTGAAGCGGCGGCTGGTGTACTACTTGGTGGTGTACTGGGTTTACCTGCAACCACGGTAAGCTTGTTGTTTGTTTTGCCTATTCCGGGTTACTTAGTCGGTGCAGGCCTGTCTAGCTACATCGCACAACGTCGTTCTGAGCGCCGCGCACTGAATGTTGGCCTAGTGTCGATCTTAGTCGGCTCAGCCGTGGTACTGATACCAGGTCTGTTTGGTCAAACAACAGCACTAACTTTGATTGGCGGTGCAACCATTTACTTCTTGGGAGCCGGTATCTTATTCCCGGCGGCTACAACAGGTGCACTTTCGCCATTCCCATACCATGCAGGTACAGGAGGCGCGATCTTAGGCGGGATGCAAAACCTAGGTGCTGGTATCGCAACACTATTGGCATCGTTCTTCCCGGCTCAAGACCAACTGCCACTCGGTTGTTTGATGATTGCAATGTCATTTATCGTGATGCTTGGTTTACGTTGGGTCAATCGTAAACCTGACCACTCAAACGAAATGCCACTGGCTATCTAA
- a CDS encoding ImpA family metalloprotease gives MKKSNLLSNLVLCVIALSLLGCGGGSGGESAQTGSGGSGGSGGSGGSGGSGGSGGEGSGGDGSGDPDITPTPQTAVQKALSTGDASYVTDSNEFIEASQALVTRYNSDYNLVKQALSQSSDGEPLRNLHWDPTHDTAIILPTYGFNDVILKTNKAMIDGYDDQELVIGIAGYTSDKSRYAALASNPFRTKQRFPDSVNDEMNTWLKNLVTWVSGTDAPQNVVLAQLDQSHYFPDDQATRNWLTDNVNASMAINADNACDGSQLSQCLEANNPDLLIVSQKLNAGDSIGDVLKGIRLAFSNNIPVLYLHLDGGMTDLGNALFAEMHMTYVGDNYWRKLGLSNWDSTQLINQVPDNIVQQQALLQRLKDDSFTVDLNTCDDKSCPDESNMDEEFYIAANSIRSHLTSLDSKKVDLFTTDDYEYEKLLLLLADHYRQDVQYPMGKGVTEKIDFLRSYYSDYATYNSRLYNAAQPSLGNFSTKSFENVPLVSKTIALESKRNFRSAGVYALPGKTIKVTRLDNNEVSTSIAFNTLRSGATHEFSGNDGYARPKFLTSVTYPVKTGETIYLTSAYGGTLQVHFDTNDTDVELRFENVAQHPVWRSEVDNDSFVAQLEEGNFDWAELITPGFEVHSKLEKMQDSVSPARWDKPQDMALATERYVHNLPHALAGFEGPGIDVIDEIQQYAENQGWQVETIDIVKHMNADQANCGYGCSGNPYDAYWSFDPLGHGDLHELGHGLEKSRFRFSGWEGHSTTNYYSYYSKSRYYQETGKVSACQGLDFKGQFEILKQSRLEIDPNAYMATQNQANWSWGARIYIQMMMLAQEQGILTTGWHLLGRLHTIEREFNRLAKSEELWSANRGSIGFSDYTLEEAKAISSDDWQLIAMSYVTQRDMRAYLDMWGFSFENKAKQQVGSLNLTTMPLKYFASENTGYCLDDFAKYPLDVDGSAVWPL, from the coding sequence ATGAAAAAGAGTAACTTACTATCCAATTTGGTTCTTTGTGTTATCGCCCTATCACTTTTAGGATGCGGAGGTGGTAGCGGCGGTGAAAGTGCCCAAACTGGTTCTGGTGGTTCTGGTGGTTCTGGTGGTTCTGGTGGTTCTGGTGGTTCTGGTGGTTCTGGTGGGGAAGGGAGCGGAGGTGACGGAAGCGGTGACCCTGATATTACTCCTACTCCACAAACAGCTGTACAAAAGGCATTGTCCACGGGCGATGCCTCGTATGTAACTGACTCTAATGAATTTATTGAAGCTAGCCAAGCTTTAGTAACTCGATACAACTCGGATTACAATCTGGTTAAACAAGCTTTATCTCAAAGCTCAGATGGGGAGCCGTTGCGCAATCTTCATTGGGATCCAACCCATGACACAGCAATTATCTTACCTACCTATGGCTTTAATGATGTCATCTTAAAAACTAATAAAGCGATGATTGATGGGTATGATGATCAAGAGTTAGTGATAGGTATTGCTGGCTATACATCAGACAAAAGTCGCTATGCAGCATTAGCGAGTAACCCTTTTAGAACGAAGCAACGTTTCCCTGATTCTGTTAATGACGAGATGAACACTTGGTTGAAGAATTTGGTTACTTGGGTTTCAGGTACTGATGCACCCCAGAATGTCGTGTTAGCTCAGCTTGATCAGTCTCATTACTTTCCTGATGACCAAGCGACACGAAACTGGTTAACCGACAATGTTAACGCTTCTATGGCTATCAACGCTGACAACGCTTGTGATGGCAGCCAGTTAAGCCAGTGTCTTGAAGCTAATAACCCTGATTTGTTGATCGTGTCTCAAAAGCTTAATGCTGGCGATAGCATAGGCGATGTTCTTAAGGGCATACGCCTTGCGTTTAGCAACAATATTCCTGTGTTATACCTGCACCTTGATGGCGGTATGACGGACTTAGGTAATGCCTTGTTCGCTGAAATGCACATGACCTACGTTGGTGATAACTACTGGCGTAAGCTCGGCCTGTCTAATTGGGATTCTACACAGCTTATTAATCAGGTTCCGGATAACATTGTTCAACAACAAGCACTTTTACAGAGATTGAAAGATGACAGTTTTACTGTTGACTTGAATACCTGTGATGACAAATCTTGCCCTGATGAATCCAATATGGATGAAGAGTTCTATATTGCAGCAAACAGTATTCGTTCCCATCTAACATCGCTTGATAGTAAGAAAGTGGATCTGTTTACAACGGATGATTACGAATATGAAAAGCTGTTACTGCTACTTGCTGACCATTACCGTCAAGATGTTCAGTACCCAATGGGTAAAGGCGTGACAGAGAAGATTGATTTTCTTCGTTCTTATTACAGTGATTACGCAACATACAACAGTCGACTGTATAACGCGGCGCAACCAAGTCTAGGGAACTTTAGTACCAAGAGTTTTGAGAATGTACCGCTCGTCTCGAAAACCATTGCCTTGGAGTCTAAAAGAAACTTCCGATCCGCTGGTGTGTATGCCTTGCCGGGTAAGACAATCAAGGTGACTCGCTTAGACAATAACGAAGTGTCTACGTCTATTGCATTTAATACATTGCGTAGCGGCGCGACACACGAGTTTTCAGGCAATGACGGTTACGCTCGGCCAAAATTTCTCACTTCGGTAACCTACCCAGTGAAAACGGGAGAGACGATTTATCTCACTTCAGCCTATGGTGGAACATTACAGGTTCATTTTGATACCAATGATACCGATGTGGAGCTGCGTTTTGAAAATGTCGCGCAGCACCCCGTTTGGCGCAGTGAGGTAGACAACGACAGTTTTGTTGCACAGCTTGAGGAAGGAAACTTTGATTGGGCTGAGCTGATTACTCCGGGATTTGAAGTTCACTCAAAGCTAGAAAAAATGCAAGATTCGGTAAGCCCTGCGCGATGGGATAAGCCACAAGATATGGCATTAGCAACAGAGCGTTACGTTCATAACTTACCTCATGCGCTTGCTGGTTTTGAAGGCCCTGGAATTGATGTGATTGATGAAATTCAGCAATACGCAGAAAATCAGGGTTGGCAGGTTGAAACCATTGATATTGTGAAGCATATGAACGCCGACCAAGCGAACTGTGGTTACGGCTGTTCAGGAAACCCTTACGATGCTTATTGGTCTTTTGATCCTCTAGGGCACGGTGATTTACATGAATTAGGGCATGGGCTTGAGAAGAGTCGTTTTCGTTTCTCTGGTTGGGAAGGTCACTCAACAACGAACTACTACTCCTATTACAGTAAGTCTCGTTATTACCAAGAGACGGGAAAGGTATCTGCTTGCCAGGGTTTAGACTTCAAAGGTCAATTCGAAATACTTAAACAGAGTCGTTTGGAAATCGACCCGAATGCTTATATGGCTACTCAGAACCAAGCGAATTGGAGTTGGGGTGCACGCATCTATATTCAGATGATGATGTTGGCGCAAGAGCAGGGGATTTTGACAACGGGTTGGCACTTACTGGGACGTTTGCATACGATAGAGCGAGAGTTTAATCGTTTGGCAAAATCAGAAGAACTATGGAGTGCAAATCGAGGCTCGATAGGTTTCTCTGATTACACTCTAGAAGAGGCAAAAGCTATTTCTAGTGATGATTGGCAATTGATCGCGATGAGCTATGTCACTCAACGAGATATGCGAGCGTACTTGGATATGTGGGGCTTTAGCTTTGAGAATAAGGCGAAACAGCAAGTGGGAAGTTTGAATTTAACCACCATGCCTCTTAAGTACTTTGCTTCTGAGAATACTGGCTATTGCTTGGATGACTTTGCGAAGTATCCATTAGATGTGGATGGAAGTGCTGTTTGGCCTCTTTGA
- a CDS encoding ABC transporter permease: MFDLQGYEASILKGAVLTIEVALLSLILAMVLGMLGALAKLAPYRWARAIATLYTTVIRGIPDLVLMMLIFFGGQILLNNSLYSINEWLNEWFTSSDPNHEWTSYLPDYIDVSPFVAGVLTIGFIFGAYMAETFRGAIMAVDSGEMEAAKAYGMGPVLAFRRILLPQMIRHALPGFGNNWLVLLKTTALVSIIGLEDMVRVSALAAGSTKMPFTFYMTVAIIFLFFTSVSTGLLKLVERKFSIHAR; the protein is encoded by the coding sequence ATGTTTGATTTACAAGGATATGAAGCGTCGATCCTAAAAGGGGCGGTGCTCACAATCGAAGTTGCCTTGCTGTCGCTAATTTTAGCTATGGTTCTTGGTATGCTAGGTGCCTTAGCAAAACTCGCGCCTTATCGCTGGGCTCGTGCTATTGCAACCCTCTACACAACCGTCATTCGAGGCATTCCAGATCTCGTATTGATGATGCTGATTTTCTTTGGTGGACAAATCCTTTTAAACAACAGTTTGTATTCCATCAATGAGTGGCTCAACGAGTGGTTCACATCCAGTGATCCTAACCACGAATGGACCTCTTACCTACCTGATTACATTGATGTCAGCCCATTTGTGGCTGGTGTCTTAACCATAGGCTTTATCTTCGGTGCCTATATGGCAGAAACATTCCGCGGTGCGATCATGGCAGTTGATAGCGGTGAAATGGAAGCAGCAAAAGCCTATGGCATGGGACCTGTACTAGCGTTCCGTCGTATTCTGTTACCACAAATGATTCGTCACGCTTTACCGGGTTTTGGTAACAACTGGCTGGTACTACTTAAAACCACCGCGCTGGTTTCTATTATCGGCTTAGAAGACATGGTACGTGTTAGCGCACTGGCGGCGGGTTCAACCAAAATGCCATTTACCTTCTATATGACAGTGGCGATTATCTTCTTATTCTTTACCAGTGTTTCGACGGGCTTACTTAAGCTGGTTGAACGTAAATTCAGTATCCACGCGAGGTAG
- the xthA gene encoding exodeoxyribonuclease III translates to MKVISFNINGLRARLHQLQAVIDKHQPDVIGLQEIKVHDEAFPIADVEAMGYKVYFHGQKAHYGVAMLCKQEPISIQKGFPTDNEDHQKRMIMATFEDENGEKVTVLNGYFPQGDNIKHETKYPYKREFYKDLMTYLNDYHNKDEQVIVMGDINISPIDADIGIGEPNAKRWLKTGKCSFQPEEREWLKTLMDWGFVDSFRLLHPEVNDQYSWFDYRSKGFVDNRGLRIDVVLATQKLADKCTEAGIDYELRGIEKPSDHAPIWSTFK, encoded by the coding sequence ATGAAAGTAATTAGCTTCAACATCAATGGCCTAAGAGCCCGCCTTCATCAACTGCAAGCTGTTATCGACAAACACCAACCGGACGTAATTGGTCTGCAAGAGATAAAAGTACACGATGAAGCCTTCCCTATTGCTGATGTTGAAGCAATGGGCTACAAGGTTTACTTTCACGGCCAAAAAGCACACTACGGTGTGGCTATGTTGTGTAAGCAAGAGCCAATCTCTATTCAGAAAGGTTTTCCAACCGACAATGAAGACCATCAAAAGCGTATGATCATGGCGACGTTTGAAGATGAAAACGGTGAAAAGGTTACAGTACTAAATGGTTACTTCCCTCAAGGGGATAACATCAAGCATGAAACCAAATACCCGTACAAGCGCGAGTTCTACAAAGACTTGATGACTTACCTAAACGATTACCACAATAAAGATGAACAAGTGATCGTAATGGGCGACATTAATATCAGCCCAATTGATGCTGACATCGGCATTGGTGAACCTAATGCTAAACGTTGGCTGAAAACCGGTAAGTGTTCTTTCCAACCAGAAGAGCGCGAATGGCTAAAAACTCTGATGGATTGGGGTTTTGTGGATAGCTTCCGTTTACTGCACCCTGAAGTTAACGATCAATACTCGTGGTTTGATTACCGCTCGAAAGGTTTTGTAGACAACCGCGGCCTTCGTATTGACGTGGTACTAGCGACTCAAAAGCTTGCTGATAAGTGTACTGAAGCTGGCATCGACTACGAACTACGCGGTATTGAAAAACCATCAGATCACGCACCAATTTGGTCGACGTTTAAGTAA
- a CDS encoding oligopeptidase B — translation MKHYSPSQLVAQQTQAPVAKKVPHAMTIHGDTRIDNYYWMRDDERQDPEILQHLEQENQYAETVLVHTESTQKQLFEEIKGRIAKDDNSVPVRKGSYYYSNKVTGDNEYPVHLREKDFLGTDKQVILDVNELAKEHEFFSIGGLTISPDENLLAYGEDTLSRRIYTIKIKDLTTGEYLNDEIEGASSAIAWQNDNQAFYYIKKDPQTLLGYQVYRHVLGTPQTSDKLIYEETDSAYYTSLSKSKDGEEVYIWHSSTETSGVSVIDANNPKAKAEAFYPKETGIEYSIAKLGDWYYIYTNYQAVNFRLMKVAAENMHDRSKWVDVIAADDNTQLVDFELFDDHLVYEQRADGLSTVKVRQLSTGKEFPLEFNDTAFAAYLTSNDELDNSKVRVYYSSLTTPGTYYDFDLNTGESEIMKQTPVLGDFDADNYQSERIMIAARDGKQVPVSLVYRKDLFKKDGTNPIYQYGYGSYGSTIEPTFSSTRLSLLDRGFVFAIAHIRGSEMLGRPWYEDGKKLTKQNTFNDFIDVTKGLVEEGYGAKDKVFAVGGSAGGLLMGAIINQAPELYKGIGAHVPFVDVVTTMLDESIPLTTNEYDEWGNPNNKTYYDYMLSYSPYDNIKVQNYPNMLVTTGLHDSQVQYFEPMKWVAKLREMKTDNNVLVFKTDMEAGHGGASGRFKRLKEDALEYAFFLDLLKTQ, via the coding sequence ATGAAACACTACTCTCCATCGCAACTCGTCGCTCAGCAGACACAAGCTCCTGTTGCTAAGAAAGTCCCTCATGCAATGACGATTCATGGTGATACTCGAATCGATAATTACTACTGGATGCGCGATGATGAACGCCAAGATCCAGAGATCTTGCAGCATCTTGAGCAAGAGAACCAGTACGCAGAGACTGTGCTGGTGCATACAGAATCAACACAAAAACAGTTATTTGAAGAGATCAAAGGCCGAATCGCGAAAGACGACAATTCAGTACCGGTTCGTAAAGGCAGCTACTACTACTCGAATAAAGTCACGGGTGACAACGAATATCCGGTTCACTTGCGTGAAAAAGACTTTTTAGGCACGGACAAGCAAGTCATCTTAGACGTTAATGAACTAGCAAAAGAACATGAATTCTTCAGTATTGGTGGCTTAACGATCAGCCCAGACGAAAACTTGTTGGCCTATGGTGAAGATACCCTGAGTCGCCGCATTTACACCATCAAGATTAAAGACCTCACCACTGGTGAATACCTAAACGACGAAATTGAAGGTGCTTCGAGTGCTATCGCGTGGCAAAACGATAACCAAGCCTTTTACTACATCAAGAAAGATCCACAAACACTGCTAGGTTACCAAGTTTACCGCCACGTTTTAGGCACACCTCAAACTAGCGATAAGTTAATCTATGAAGAAACCGACAGCGCTTACTACACATCCTTGAGCAAAAGCAAAGATGGTGAAGAGGTCTACATTTGGCACTCGAGCACAGAAACTAGCGGTGTTTCAGTCATTGATGCCAACAATCCAAAGGCTAAAGCCGAAGCTTTTTACCCAAAAGAGACTGGAATTGAGTACAGCATTGCTAAACTGGGTGATTGGTATTACATCTACACCAACTACCAAGCGGTCAACTTTCGTTTAATGAAAGTCGCAGCTGAAAACATGCATGACCGCTCAAAATGGGTCGATGTCATTGCAGCGGACGATAACACTCAGCTTGTTGATTTCGAGTTGTTTGATGACCATCTTGTTTACGAGCAACGTGCGGATGGCTTGTCGACAGTCAAGGTACGCCAACTCTCAACAGGTAAAGAGTTCCCACTTGAATTTAACGACACCGCTTTCGCTGCCTACCTAACAAGTAACGATGAGCTAGATAACTCTAAAGTTCGAGTCTATTACAGCAGCCTAACGACCCCTGGCACTTACTATGATTTTGACCTTAATACAGGTGAATCCGAGATCATGAAGCAAACACCCGTACTAGGTGATTTCGATGCTGATAATTACCAATCAGAGCGAATCATGATTGCGGCTCGCGATGGCAAGCAAGTACCTGTCTCTTTGGTGTATCGCAAAGATTTATTCAAGAAAGACGGTACTAACCCAATTTACCAATACGGCTACGGATCTTACGGTTCAACCATTGAACCGACCTTCAGCTCGACTCGTCTCAGCCTGCTTGATAGAGGCTTCGTTTTTGCAATCGCTCACATCCGCGGTTCAGAAATGCTAGGGCGACCTTGGTATGAAGACGGCAAAAAGCTGACCAAACAAAACACGTTCAATGACTTTATCGATGTAACTAAAGGCCTAGTTGAAGAAGGCTACGGCGCTAAAGATAAAGTATTTGCGGTGGGCGGTTCGGCAGGCGGTCTATTAATGGGAGCGATCATCAACCAAGCGCCTGAACTATACAAAGGCATTGGAGCACATGTTCCGTTTGTTGATGTAGTAACAACCATGCTTGATGAGTCGATTCCTCTTACGACTAACGAATACGACGAATGGGGCAACCCTAATAATAAAACCTACTATGACTACATGCTGAGTTACTCACCGTACGACAACATTAAGGTACAAAACTACCCGAATATGCTGGTGACAACAGGCCTACATGATTCACAAGTGCAATACTTTGAGCCAATGAAGTGGGTGGCGAAACTGCGTGAAATGAAAACAGATAACAATGTACTGGTGTTCAAAACTGATATGGAAGCTGGTCACGGTGGCGCTTCTGGTCGATTTAAACGATTAAAAGAAGATGCTCTTGAATACGCCTTCTTTTTAGACTTACTAAAAACTCAGTAG